AAGATCTCGGGGATCAAGAAGGCGTTCGGCGACAAGGAGGTGCTCCCCGGCGTGAACCTGCTGGTGAACAAGGGCGACCGCCTGGTGATCATGGGGCCCAACGGCATCGGCAAGTCTACCCTGCTCAAGATCGTGATGGGCGACCTGCCTCCCGACGAGGGCCAGGTGGAGTGGGGGTACGAGGCGCACCGCGGCTACTTTGCGCAGGACCACCACGAGCAGCTGGACGGCGACGAGCAGACGGCCGAGCAGTGGCTGTGGAACTACTGCCCCGGCAAGGACCGCGGCTTCGTGCGCGGCCACCTGGGGATGATGCTGTTCTCGGGCGACGACGGCGAAAAGCGCCTTTCCGCGCTTTCCGGCGGCGAGGCGGCGCGGCTGGTGTTCAGCCGGCTGGCGCTGGAGCAGCCCAACGTGCTGGTGCTCGACGAGCCCACGAACCACCTGGACCTGGAGTCCATCGAGGCGCTGGTGGCGGCCCTGCAGGGGTACGAGGGCACGCTGATCCTGGTGTCGCACGACCGCTGGTTCGTCAGCCAGCTGGCCACGCGGGTGGTGGAGATCAGCCCCAAGGGCATCCGCGATTACCTGGGCACCTACCAGGAATACGTGCACGCCTGCGGCGACGACCACCTGGACGCCGACACGGTCGTCCTCAAGGCCAGGCGCGAGGACAAGAAGGGCGGCAAGGCGGGCCGGCGCGAGCTGGTGGAGGCCTGAGGGCCGTCCTTCCAGGATCCGCGGCCGACGAACGGACCCGGCCGGGATTGCTCCCGGCCGGGTCCGTTGCTTTTCTGCGATCGGGGGCTACAGCCGACGCAGCCGCCTACGGTTCCGGGGTAGCGTCCGGCGTGCCGGGCCCGCGGGAGCAGAATCCCATCGGAGCTGGCCGCGTTCGGCGTTGCCCTCGTCCGCATCCGCGCCCCCATCGCCTCCTCCCGCGTCACCTCCGCCGGCGTCACCGCCCCCAGCGTCACCTCCGCCAGCGTTGCCTCCTCCCCCGTTGCCCCCGCCAGCGTTGCCGCCGCTGTTTCCGCCCGAGCCGCCGTTACCAGCGGCGTTCGTGTTTCCGCTCGTGGCCGTGGTTCCGCTCGTGTCGGCCGCGGCGCCGTCGTCTGGGCTGGTGAGCCAGGGCAGCCTCCATTCGCTGAAGAACGCAGCCCCCACCAACACACTGGCGACGTTGATCCCCAGCGCCCAGGTCACCACGGCCAGGTAGTCGGTCAGCAGGTCCGCGCCGAAGGTGGGGTTGTCGCCCCAGGTCTCCTTCAGGCCGATCAGCGCGAGCACGACAGCCACCATGAGCGTGACCACCGTAGCGTAG
The nucleotide sequence above comes from Longimicrobium sp.. Encoded proteins:
- a CDS encoding ATP-binding cassette domain-containing protein, giving the protein KISGIKKAFGDKEVLPGVNLLVNKGDRLVIMGPNGIGKSTLLKIVMGDLPPDEGQVEWGYEAHRGYFAQDHHEQLDGDEQTAEQWLWNYCPGKDRGFVRGHLGMMLFSGDDGEKRLSALSGGEAARLVFSRLALEQPNVLVLDEPTNHLDLESIEALVAALQGYEGTLILVSHDRWFVSQLATRVVEISPKGIRDYLGTYQEYVHACGDDHLDADTVVLKARREDKKGGKAGRRELVEA